AACTGGCCGGAAATGCAGCCCGGGACAACAAGAAGACCCGAATCATCCCCCGTCACCTGCAGCTGGCCGTGCGCAATGACGAGGAGCTCAACAAACTGCTGGGTGGTGTGACCATCGCTCAGGGAGGCGTCCTACCCAACATCCAGGCCGTTCTGCTGCCCAAGAAGACCGAGAGCAGCAAAAGCGCCAAGAGCAAGTGAGCACCGCTTATCCCACATGAGaccacaaaggctcttttaagaGCCGCCCACATGGTCCTTAGAACAGAGCTCACCGCTGATCTCCGATATGTAAACGTTCTGCGCCAGATAAGTGGCTCTGCTTGTACAGAGATCTACCCATATGAATTCATATACCGCGGGGATAAACATTGAAGAGGAAGCCGTAGGGTGGGTGGGAGTAGAACTGCGTTACTCATGACCTATACATTCACTACTGCCTCGTGCAGAtgatggcgctgtcctcattggtgcactaactatactgtacagaacacattaatagtacaactactccagtgattcATGTTCATGATCTACAACCCGCCCCCGACTACATAGTATCTTAAATTATATCTTCCAGTCTCAAGAGCTTTGTCACAGTTCGGTCCTCCTGgagtataaccaccatcatcccaggTGTTTAGAGGAAGATGCCATCCCCGCGTCATGTACGGATAAGAGCAGTTCCTAAACTACAAAAGTCCTACGAGGGGTCTGCGGCAATGctttatatatacaggagacgctaTTCGGGTAACAAACCATTCCTCTCAAGGACTCTCATTGCTTCTAATTCtgccctggtgtacaccaccaactaAATGTGAACAAATGAAAAAGGGAGGGGAAGAGAAGGGCAAGAAGCGCACGGATCAAAGGATCTCTAGAATTAAGAAAAAATATCGATCAATAAAACGAGCTTAGAGGTATATTCTACCTAACAGGGAAGGGGTGAACGGTCCCTGTGTAGAGAACACCCCATTTAATGAACAAATCCCATTCAGCATTGTGACTTATCGTAGATGAAGGGGAATAAAAGGGAAAGGTACATAAATCAAATATCAAaagtgggggcataaaggggacaAACTGGGCTGTAATGTTCGTCTCCCTCAAGTACCGCACTATTGGAGCTCTGATATTAGATGTTACTTCTGAATAGAGCTGCATCAATTTGTCCTTTTCATTCTCTGAATGCGTCTCAGtaaatgttactctgcagcaacttcatgcgttagtgggatgaggtgagtcctaagtatagacaacgcacagtgttagtacgaagtagaaataggtgcattctgtttcctgtcattgtattgccagcagctcgattataccagcagtctggcaaagtgacatacaagacaatgcaagtccatacttatgtggaacttggtgctacaaattggtagtttgttttgaaaatctcgtaacatttgtagcaatgagagcagcttggaaaacacggcccctccaacattgggttttgctcttgtaaaatgccgtatcagctgcatcagttttgtcctttttcaatcattgaatgcgtctcactaaatgttgctctgcaagaaactgcacgcgttactgtaataaagtgagtcctatatagggacagcagacagattcattattagtactagaggttaacagatttattgccagcagccttattaatcccagccgtccggcagaatgagacacgggccgagccgatacttgtgtcaaagttggtcccagtaacagatttattgtttgttgtaagaatctggtaacattagtagcagtgacagcagctaagaaaacactgtccctctctccaaggattgcggaaagcacgttggccagcagcaagctggacgccgaagaagcaacaccgcaagtccgctgtttgatccactgctcgtgtgcttatacagcgctatgagcaactaagcggatattcagcggtgtttctgccactcctgtacgtgcaggcatcggcacaaacggcgtccggcagcgccgctacgagAATGTGTTTTCCTGCCTGAGGATCACTCGCCAGCAAGTATAGCACTAAGGTACTCTCCCTTCACATTAACTTCTAGGACGCTATTAGGGGACACACTGCAGTCCACATATCCGGCTCCTCACTGGAAGACGgacgtgatactgaagcccctacccccgtgtatatagaagtagaaggtcactgctcagatacacgagcggtcaccagcagacatcatagctgatctatagaggatgtggcggctctgagaagagcctttgtgttgtgtaaAATGGAGCTGAGCAGGAGCGGATTTAACCTCCGAAGCCATAGAGAGTGCGGCCCTGGCGTTTGAGCGCGTACACCACGTCCATAGCGGTGACGGTCTTCCTCTTAGCgtgctcggtgtaggtgacggcgtcacggatgacgttctccaggaaaaccttcaggacgccgcgagtctcttcatagatgagaccggagatgcgtttgacgcctcccctgcgagctagacggcggatggcaggcttggtgatgccctggatgttatcacggagcaccttcCTATGCCGCTTGGCACCGCCCTTTCCGAGACCTTTTCCTCCTTTACCGCGACCAGACATCCTGTAAGCTGGAGCTAAAGAGAAATATTGTACCGAGAACCGCGGGGCGCGTCTTTATATAGACCTTATGTGGACCAGAGAGAGAACTGTTATTCATGTCATTTCCGGGGCGTTTCATTCAGTAAATTCACATTAccaatccctccccctccctttgattggcttaactcagattttgaattgcaagctcattttacaataccggccgctcttttcccgcttctacttgtactttcatattaccggcattatgtccctgttccttcatattacaggcattatgtccctgttccttcatattatcggcattatgtccctgttcccttatcttaccggcattacgtcactgttccttcatattaccggcattatgtccctgttccttcatattaccggcattatgtccctgttctttcatattaagggcattatgtccctgttcccttatcttaccggcattacgtcactgttccttcatattaccggcattatgtccctgttccttcatataaccggcattgtgtccctattccctcatctgaaccggcattatgtgcctgttccgtcatcttaccggaattatgtccctgttccttcatcttaccgggattacgtcactgttccttcatattaccggcattaggtccctgtttcttaatattatcggcattacgtccctgtaccttcatattaccggcattatgtccctgatccttcatattaccggcatttttttcctgttccttcattttactgccattatgtccactgaaggagggtacagggacataatgccggtaatatgtccctgttccgtcttacaggcattatgtccctgttacttcatattaccggcttcatGTCActgttctctcatattacagacattatgtccctgttccctcatattaccggcattacgtccctgctccttcatattatcggcactacgtccctgtttcttcatattaccagaattgcgtccctattccttcatattaccggcattatgtccctgttccttcatattaccagcattatgtccctgtttcctcatattacaggcattttgtccctgttccttcatattacaggcattatgtccttgttctttcatattacgggctttatgtccttgtttcttcatattacaggcattatgtccttgttccttcatgtaaccggcattaagtccctgttccctcatcttaccggcattatgtccctgttccctcaccttaccggcattatgtccctgttccctcatttgaaccggcattatgtgcctgttcctccatattaccggaattacgtcctattccttcatattactggcattatgtcccttttccttcatattacaggcattatgtccctattccttcatattaccggcattatgtctttgttccttcatattagaggcatgatgtccctgttccttcatattaccggcattaagtccctgttcgctcatcttaccggcattatgcctctgttccctcatcttaccggcattatgtgcctgttccttcatattaatggcattatgtccctgttccttcatattaccagctttatgtccctgttctctcatattacagacattatgtccctgttccctcatattaccggcattacgtccctgctccttcatattatcggcattacgtccctgtttcttcatattaccagcattacgtcccagtaccttcatattaccagaattgcgtccctattccttcatattaccggcattatgtccctgttccttcatattacaagcattatgtccatgttccttcatattacaggcattttgtccctgttccttcatattacaggcattatgtccctgttccttcatataaccggcattaagtccctgttcccttatattaccggcattatgtccctgtaccctcaccttaccggcattatgtccctgttccctcatttgaaccggcattatgtgcctgttcctctattataccggaattacgtccctatgtCTTCATATtaatggcattatgtccctgttccttcatattaccggcattatgtccctgttccttcatattaacggcattatgtccctgttcccttatcttaccggcattacgtcactgttccttcatattaccgacattatgtccctattccttcatattaccgtcattacgtccctgttccttcatattaacggcattatgtccctgttcccttatcttaccggcattacgtcactgttccttcatattaccgacattatgtccttgctccttcatattaccgacattatgtccctgttccttcatattaccgaaattgcgtccctattccttcatattaccggcattacgtccttgttccttcatattacaggcattatgtccctgttccttcatataaccggcattaagtccctgttcgctcatcttaccggcattatgcccctgttccctcattataccggcattatatccctattccctcatctgaaccggcattatgtgcctgttccttcatcttaccgggattacgtcactgttcctccatattaccggaattatgtccctattccttcatattaccggtattacgtccctgttccttcatattaccggcattaagtccctatttcttaatattatcggcattacgtccctgttccttcatattaccagaattgcgtccctattccttcatattactggcattatgtccctgttccttcatataaccggcattaagtccctgttccctcatcttaccggcattatgtccctgttccctcatcttacaggcattatgtccctgttccctcatttgaaccggaattacgtccctgttccttcatgttatcggctttacgtccctgttccttcatattatcgccattacgtccctgttccttcatattatcggcattatgtccctgctccctcatattatcggcattacgtccctgtcccttcatattatcggcattacgtccctgttccttcatattatcggcattatgtccctgttccttcatattatcggcattatgtccctgttccttcatattatcggcattacgtccctgttccttcatattatcggcattatgtccctgttccttcatattatctgcattacgtcccttttccctcaccttaccggcattttgtccctgttccctcatcttaccggcattttgtccctgttccctcatcttacaggcattatgtccctgttctctcatctTACCGggattacgtcactgttcctccatattaccggcattatgtccctattccctcatcttaccggcattatgtccctgttccctcatttgaaccggcattacgcccctgttccttcatattaacggcattacgtccctgctccttcatattatcggcattacgtccctgtttcttcatattatcggcattatgtccctgctccctcatattatcggcattacgtccctgttccttcatattatcggcattacgtccctgttccttcatattatctgcattatgtccctgttccttcatattatctgcaTTACATCCCTTTTCCCTcaccttaccggcattttgtccctgttccctcatcttaccggcattttgtccctgttccctcatcttacaggcattatgtccctgttctctcatcttaccggcattatgtccctgttccttcatattaccggcattatgtccctgttccttcatattaccagcattatttccctgttccttcatattatcgccattatgtccctgttccttcatattatcggcattatttgcctattccttcatattatcggcattatgtccctgttccttcatatgaaccggcattatgtgcctgttcctccatattaccggaattacgtcctattccttcatattactggcattatgtcccttttccttcatattacaggcattatgtccctattccttcatattaccggcattatgtctttgttccttcatattagaggcatgatgtccctgttccttcatattaccggcattaagtccctgttcgctcatcttaccggcattatgcctctgttccctcatcttaccggcattatgtgcctgttccttcatattaatggcattatgtccctgttccttcatattaccagctttatgtccctgttctctcatattacagacattatgtccctgttccctcatattaccggcattacgtccctgctccttcatattatcggcattacgtccctgtttcttcatattaccagcattacgtcccagtaccttcatattaccagaattgcgtccctattccttcatattaccggcattatgtccctgttccttcatattacaagcattatgtccatgttccttcatattacaggcattttgtccctgttccttcatattacaggcattatgtccctgttccttcatataaccggcattaagtccctgttcccttatattaccggcattatgtccctgtaccctcaccttaccggcattatgtccctgttccctcatttgaaccggcattatgtgcctgttcctctattataccggaattacgtccctatgtCTTCATATtaatggcattatgtccctgttccttcatattaccggcattatgtccctgttccttcatattaacggcattatgtccctgttcccttatcttaccggcattacgtcactgttccttcatattaccgacattatgtccctattccttcatattaccgtcattacgtccctgttccttcatattaacggcattatgtccctgttcccttatcttaccggcattacgtcactgttccttcatattaccgacattatgtccttgctccttcatattaccgacattatgtccctgttccttcatattaccgaaattgcgtccctattccttcatattaccggcattacgtccttgttccttcatattacaggcattatgtccctgttccttcatataaccggcattaagtccctgttcgctcatcttaccggcattatgcccctgttccctcattataccggcattatatccctattccctcatctgaaccggcattatgtgcctgttccttcatcttaccgggattacgtcactgttcctccatattaccggaattatgtccctattccttcatattaccggtattacgtccctgttccttcatattaccggcattaagtccctatttcttaatattatcggcattacgtccctgttccttcatattaccagaattgcgtccctattccttcatat
The nucleotide sequence above comes from Rhinoderma darwinii isolate aRhiDar2 chromosome 11, aRhiDar2.hap1, whole genome shotgun sequence. Encoded proteins:
- the LOC142663844 gene encoding histone H2A type 1-like translates to MSGRGKQGGKVRAKAKTRSSRAGLQFPVGRVHRLLRKGNYAQRVGAGAPVYMAAALEYLTAEILELAGNAARDNKKTRIIPRHLQLAVRNDEELNKLLGGVTIAQGGVLPNIQAVLLPKKTESSKSAKSK
- the LOC142663381 gene encoding histone H4 — encoded protein: MSGRGKGGKGLGKGGAKRHRKVLRDNIQGITKPAIRRLARRGGVKRISGLIYEETRGVLKVFLENVIRDAVTYTEHAKRKTVTAMDVVYALKRQGRTLYGFGG